In the genome of Deltaproteobacteria bacterium, the window GAGGTTGAGTGCCCTTGTCGAAACCATGCCTGTGATGTGGGGTGAGCGATGATCGATGTAATCTACGTAGAGCGCGAAGCCCGAGAACATCCGAGAGCCCAAAAGATTTTAGAGAGATTCTCAAAAGCCACGGTCATCGAGTGTGAGCGATATGGAGAGGTCTTCAATAGAGCCTCGCAAAACTTCCGTTTACAAAAGCAGTCACCAGCATTGGTTTTGGCGAAGAAATTCGACAACTTTGTTTTACCTACCCCAGATGGATATGGAGTGGGTGGTCACCACAACTATTACTTCTCGCACATGCTCAATTGTCTTTACGATTGTAGGTATTGTTTCTTGCAAGGGATGTATCGCTCGGCCAATTATTTATTGTTTGTCAATTACGAAGACTTTCAAGATGAGATGAGAGCGACACTGAAGAAGTATCCCGAGGACGAACCTGTCTACTTTTTCTCCGGCTATGATTGCGACTCAATGGCGCTTGAGAATGTTTCCGACTTCGCCGCTGACTTTATGCCCTTTATGCGCGAGCACCCTTCGGCCTATTTGGAGCTGAGAACAAAGAGCGCGAATATCAAACCACTTTTGGCGATGGAGCCAACTCCAAATTGTATCGTTGCATTCAGTATGA includes:
- a CDS encoding DNA photolyase, encoding MIDVIYVEREAREHPRAQKILERFSKATVIECERYGEVFNRASQNFRLQKQSPALVLAKKFDNFVLPTPDGYGVGGHHNYYFSHMLNCLYDCRYCFLQGMYRSANYLLFVNYEDFQDEMRATLKKYPEDEPVYFFSGYDCDSMALENVSDFAADFMPFMREHPSAYLELRTKSANIKPLLAMEPTPNCIVAFSMTPDAVAKTLEHGAASVSSRIKSMKKLADAGWKIGLRFDPLIYHEEYQSAYRGLFNDVFEKVPSEAVHSVSFGPLRFPPAMFEKIRKLYPQERLFAGPLTKDRQMVSYPKAIEDEMASFCRQELERFVPETKFFACTPGGPG